The Spirulina subsalsa PCC 9445 region GCGGAAGGGACTGGCTGCATTAGAGGGCGAGGCGGCCATTGTTTCCGAGGGCAGGTGAACCTGGTCTTCTCCCCATTCTTCTTGGGCTGGGCTAGGTTTTTCGGGTTCAGGGGTTGGCTCTTCTGTGAGGGGAAACACGGCCTCTAGTAAGGTATCTAGTCTCGATGGGACCTCGGTTGAGGAGATGGGGTTTTCGGCGGATTCGAGTTCAGGGGAAACAACAGTTTCCGGGGTTGGGGTTTCTGGTTCTCGGGATTTTTGTTGGAAGGGGATGACCTTTTCCGGTGGGGGGGTTTGCTCTTGAACGGGAATCAGGTTTTCGCTTTTGGCTTCCGGTTCGGCTTGGGAGGGGAAGGGGAGCAGGGTTTCTCCTTCCCCCATTGGCTGGGAGGGGGGAGAGTCTGGGGTGAAGGTCTTCAGGGGGTCTTGCGGTTGGCTGGGGGCTGTCTCCCCTTTGCGGGAGGAGAGAAAAGACGCGATCGCCGCGAGATCAATCGGTGGTGGGGTTTCGGTGGATTGACGGCTAGGACTAGGTGTAACCGAGATGGCTTCAACAGGGGGGTCAGCCTGTCCTGATTCCGCCCAAGAGGGGGATTCAGCGACGGCTGGGCTTTCGGAGGGGGATACTTGTTCTGAGGGAACTTGGGACTGGGAAAGCTCAACCTCATCCTCGTCTAGGCCCGGTTGAAACTTATGGATTTTCTGAGTAAGGTCAAGGGTGGGAGAGAGCGATCGCGCTTTATCCTGCTCGGTCATGGTTGGTGCGGGTTGAGTTTGGCTAGAGGAGGGCTTTTGGGATAACAGTTCCTGTAAATCTTCTAGCACCCCCGCTAACTTATCATCCTGAGCGGGATGACCTCCGGAGAATTTACTCTGGGGACTTTGTTCTGAGGGCGGCACTTGATCAAAATTTTCTTCACGATTGCCCGCATCTGACCAAAAGTCAAATGCCTCATCTTGATTCCACGGATCCGGAACAGCCGGAGGAGTTCCCCCATTCTGTCCGTTGCGCTTCAATTTCGGTTCTGCTGACCCTTGATTCTGTTTTGACGATGCCATAGACCACCATCCCTATAGTTCACAGCCAGCCGAGGTGAAGTTCTCCCGAATCTAACCCCAGCCTACTACCAGTTAATAGTAGATGTTAGTGGAGAATCTGACCGACAGACAAGTATCGGGGAAATCAATAATTCGGGTCGGCTCAATTCAACCAGACACTAGACTCAACAAGAGAACAGAAAACAGACAATAGGCAACCTTTTTTCACGACCCCCCCGTTCCCTGTTCCCTTAACTTGTCAAGATTGGGCAAATAGGCAGCGACTCTTCCCTACAGCCCCAATTTCTCTAAGAAAACTTGGGTTTTGACAACATGACGATGTAAGCCTAACGCTTGGGGTGCAATGCCAAGGGCTAAACCCACTAACTGGGGCAGATGGAGAATAGGAATATTTAAGGACTGTCCCAAAACCTTGGCAATTTCCGGTTGTCGAGAATCGAGATTTAAGTGACAGAGGGGGCAAGGTGTGACTAAACAATCAGCCCCTTGTGCGATCGCCTCCTGCAAATGTCCTCCTGCCATCTGGAACGCCTGTTCTGTGGCATAACTGGATAAAGGCCACCCACAGCATTGAGTGCGGCCCCGATAATAGACTGGACTCGCCCCCACCGCCCGAAACAGATTTTCCATCGATTCCGGTTGATAGGGATCATCAAAGGGTAAATGTTTCTGCGCCCGCAATAAGTAACAACCATAAAACGCCGCACAGTTCAACCCCGTCAGAGGACGAGTCACCTTAGCTTTTAGAGTATCTAAACCATAATCTCCCACCAAAGCCCAGAGTAAATGCTTGACCTCCGTTGTCCCCTGATAGGGAGAACAACCTTGTTGAGTTAAAAACCCATTCACCTGCTCCAAATACTCCGGATGCTTAACCTGCGCTTCCTTCAGGCGTTCATCCACATGACCGATCACACCTTGACAGGTGCTACAATGGGTCAGTAACGGTAAATTCAGTCCCTCTGCCAAGGCAATATTCCGAGCATTGACCGTATCTTCTAACAACTGAGAATCTTCCTTATAGGTTCCCGATCCGCAACAAGTCGCCTTTTTCAGTTCTACTAACTCAATCCCTAACACCGTCGTCAGTGCTGCCGTCGATTGGTAGAGTTCCCGACAAGCCCCTTGAGCAACACAACCCGGAAAATAAGCGTATCGTAGCGATTGGGGGATAGCTTGAGTTTGTCCAGTCATCAGCCTTTACTCTATTAAGCATCAAAAATCTAGGAACAGAAACCCCACCCAGCCGAGTCAGCAAGATGAAGGTTGCCCTCCCCTTTCCATCTTGCCCTAGGGAAGTCACCGAGGCGAAAAACTATCGAAATTCTTCACCTGTGCCGGGCTGTATCGAAACAGACAGAGAAAGAAGCGCCCACCACTTTACTGGAGTGTCCCTCTTTCCGATAAGATGAAGAATGCTGACAATTTTATTAAGTCGTAAAAAATCTGAATTCTAACAAAAGGGTTGAGGACACATTAAATGAATCAAGACGTGTTTGAGAAAGTCAAAAAAATCGTCATGGAGCAGTTGGAGATTGACGACGAGGGAAAAATCACGCCTGAAGCCAGTTTTGCCAATGATCTTAATGCGGATTCTCTG contains the following coding sequences:
- a CDS encoding CoB--CoM heterodisulfide reductase iron-sulfur subunit B family protein, which encodes MTGQTQAIPQSLRYAYFPGCVAQGACRELYQSTAALTTVLGIELVELKKATCCGSGTYKEDSQLLEDTVNARNIALAEGLNLPLLTHCSTCQGVIGHVDERLKEAQVKHPEYLEQVNGFLTQQGCSPYQGTTEVKHLLWALVGDYGLDTLKAKVTRPLTGLNCAAFYGCYLLRAQKHLPFDDPYQPESMENLFRAVGASPVYYRGRTQCCGWPLSSYATEQAFQMAGGHLQEAIAQGADCLVTPCPLCHLNLDSRQPEIAKVLGQSLNIPILHLPQLVGLALGIAPQALGLHRHVVKTQVFLEKLGL